tgtgtgtatatagactctatagcgccaccaactggtggaaatgtatatctgccgtaacttcctgattcatggtcagattgtcttgaaattttttttggtgtgtcgggtcaatctctggtctgttatactgtgtgtacatagactgtatagcgccaccaactggtggaaatgtatatcacctgtaacttccttccacatggtcggatcgtctccaaatttttttgggtgggttcggtcaccctccagtctgtgactgtgtgtgtatatagattctatagcgccaccaactggtgaaaatgtatatctgccgtcacttcctcccacttggtccgatctgcccaaatttttttctggtggtttggggtaccctctggtctatgactgtgtgtgtacatacactatagcgccaccaactggtggaaatgtatatcagctgtaacttccttctacatggtcggatctgccccaaattttttctggtggtttggggtaccctccggtctatgactgtgtgtgtacatagacactatagcgccaccaactggtgaaaatgtatatctgccgtaacttcctcccacttggtccgatctgcccaaatttttttctggtggtttggggtaccctctggtctatgacagtgtgtgtgcatacactatagcgccaccaactggtggaaatgtatatcagctgtaacttccttccacatggtcgcatcggccccaaattttttctggtggtttggggtaccctctggtctttgactgtgtgtgtacatagactgtatagcgccaccaactggtggaaatgtatatctgccgtaactttctcccacatggtcggatctgcccgaatttttttctggtggttcggggtaccctctggtctatgacagtgtgtgtacatacactatagcgcctccaactggtggaaatgtatatcagctgtaacttccttccacatggtcggatcggtcccaaattttttctggtggttcggggtaccctctggtctatgactgtgtgtatacatagactctatagcgccaccaactggtggaaatgtatatagccataacttccttccacatggttggatcgtctctaaatttttttttggtcggtcgggtcaccctccactctttgaatctgcgtgtccatagactctatagcgccaccaactggtgaaaatgtatatctgccgtaacttcctcccacatggtcggatctgcccgaatttttttctggcggttcggggtaccctctggtctatgacagtgtgtgtacatacgctatagcgccaccaactggtggaaatgtatatcagccgtaacttccttccgcacggtcggatccgcacccaattttttctggcggttcggggtaccctccggtccgttaccgtgtgggcgcatagactgtatagcgccacccacaggcggaaacgtatatccgccgcaagtacctaccgcacggtccgatggtcgcaaatttttttatggcggttcggggcgccggacgggacgtgaccgcgcacccgcctcgccgccggcgtcgccccctcctggcggaaaattgcaagtgccgtaactcccttaccgcttatcccatcgttgcggttttttgtacggcgcgtccgcgcgcccgtccggacacgcgcgcgcccccgacccgcgcgtacccccgacccgcgcgtacccccgaccgcgtcggggtgctcgagcccgctcatcactgcttgcagttttaatgttatgttttatgttatgtgttatgtgttatgttatgttttatgttatgtgttatgttatgtcatgttttatgttatgtgttttgttatttaatgttttatgttatgttttatgatatgttttatgatatgttttatgttatgttatgtgttatattatgttatgttttatgttatgtgttatgttatgtcatgtttatgttgtgttttttgttatttaatgttttatgatatgttttatgttatattttatgttattttatgttatgtgttatgttatgtgttatgttgtgttatgttgtgttatgtgttatatgttatgtgttatatgttacgttatgttatgttatatgttatgttttatgttatgttatgttttatgttatgtgttatgtcttataccatgttatgttttatgttatgtgttatgttatgttatgtcatgttttttgttatgttttatgttattttatgttttatgttgtgttttatgttatgttttgtgttttatgttatgttttatgttttgttttatgttatgttttgttgtgttttatgttatgttatgttttatgttatgttatgttatgttatgttttatgttttttgttatgttttatgtcatgttatgttatgatgCCTGTGGATCAGAACCAACTTGTACACTAGGGCAATTCAATATTTTCAGAAAGTAATTTCCAGTAATATTCTTATGTTTCTTATATATGTCAATGCATTTAAGTTTTTCACCTTTTGACCTCACCAAATGGATCTCATAAATATAGGTCCAAAAGCAATATTTACATTGGTCGAACATCAACAAAATTAGAATATATGTATCAGTGGTTCTCAGctggtgggtcgggacccaAAAATGGGTAACGGAgctgggtttttttgtgtgtgtcccatctagccattggggcagatagtattgttgtaAATGCCCATACATGAaaagtgtaagctacaacttccctgtactatgacATTTTATGTGCCGTTGGTTGATTCATAGGCTTGATTCattgtttctagccttttttttccagtgccACCCACTCTTCTTATGTTACGTGCTCTACTTGTCAGACAGCCCTGTGCCGTGCTACACCATCGAGCCTGGCATGGTGGCAGGTATTGTTAGCGCAGATGTGGTGTTGACTCTCTTCCTGGTTTTCCTCACCTACTTTTGCACCATCTCCATGCATCAAAAAAAGCATCGTCGAGAACACGGTGAGGCAAAAGTGCAAAAtgctttgtgtgtctgtgtgtgtgtgtggttgtgtgatGTTCCAGTGATGATGATTCATTAACATATTGTCCCATCTGACATCTCTTCACAGGTGACAAAGTGTATGTGAATTTCTTCAGACACAAGACCTgatttttgtattaaattgtTTGGGTATTAATATTCAATTCacttttgttattcattcattcattcattcattttctaccgcttatccttacaagggttttgagcgtgctggagcctatcccagaaatcttcgggcgagaggcgggtacaccctggactggtggccagccaatcagaggacacgtataaacaaacaaacattcacactcacattcatacctatggacaatttggagtcaccaattaacctagcatgtttttggaatgtgggaggaaaccggagtacccggagaaaacccacgcatgcacagggagaacatgcaaactccacacagagatggctgagggtggaattgaactagggtctcctagctgtgcgcgctaaccactcgtccgtggTGCAGCCGCATCCATTCATCAGTTCATACTGTTTTCTggatgtgggctgcacggcggccgagtggttagcgcccagacctcacagctaggagactcgagttcaatcccacccacagccatttctccgggtattccagtttccttccacattccaaaaacatgttaggttaattagtgactccaaattgtccataggtatgaatgtgagtgtgaatggttgtttgactatatgtgccatgtgattggctggccaccagattaatttcggtcaattggtcgtgaACCTGTGATCTCtcttagtggtgtgtcggtcatgaacgaacgggtcaaaagaactagttcaaTTTGGCGTGACAATACGATAAGACAGTCAAGTacgcaaaaggaacggtgaactgactctccagccaatcaaaaaaaagcatttgtgactgaacgggtattttaggtgCGGTGACCctgttcattctgttcacaaaaaaagaactagttcttttgacccgttcgttcatgaccgacacaccacttaTCTTCACCGCCTgggcaacattcccactagcttCCTGGACAAACTTatgtttgattcattcattcattttctaccgcttttcctcacgagggtcgcggggggtgctagcgcctatcccagctgtctttgggcgagaggcgagagtgtacaccctggactggtcgccagccaatcacagggcacatatagacaaacaaccattcacactcacattcatacctatggacaatttggagtcgccaattaacctagcatgtttttggaatgtgggaggaaaccggagtagactTATTCCAATAATGAAGCTTATATGTGAGTAATCGGCTCTTCATTGGttcatattttataaaatgagGAAACTACAAACTCCTCCATCACATGAAAGCCTCACTTCCTCTGTTTGCCTCCCGGGTGGAATATCACTACTGTACTCCAAACAAGCATGAAGG
This window of the Doryrhamphus excisus isolate RoL2022-K1 chromosome 10, RoL_Dexc_1.0, whole genome shotgun sequence genome carries:
- the hcst gene encoding hematopoietic cell signal transducer isoform X1, whose amino-acid sequence is MKRTLRSHSTSKKACSQLGTTMTFGKASLVLVSILCNLSVVTLKDSPVPCYTIEPGMVAGIVSADVVLTLFLVFLTYFCTISMHQKKHRREHGDKVYVNFFRHKT
- the hcst gene encoding hematopoietic cell signal transducer isoform X2, whose product is MKRTLRSHSTSKKACSQLGTTMTFGKASLVLVSILCNSPVPCYTIEPGMVAGIVSADVVLTLFLVFLTYFCTISMHQKKHRREHGDKVYVNFFRHKT
- the hcst gene encoding hematopoietic cell signal transducer isoform X3, whose product is MTFGKASLVLVSILCNLSVVTLKDSPVPCYTIEPGMVAGIVSADVVLTLFLVFLTYFCTISMHQKKHRREHGDKVYVNFFRHKT